The Hypomesus transpacificus isolate Combined female chromosome 3, fHypTra1, whole genome shotgun sequence genome has a window encoding:
- the si:ch211-266g18.10 gene encoding titin homolog isoform X2 has product MAAAAPQADGHTGETGRVSSPPKAPGFWLLRTLSFSVELLVALAFLLCWIGAGVMMFEIVEYKGVTDIQEIVMDPMKAINEAVDGISNLFNGAQELVPELDPMTAINFATEEITDAKEEFVSYLSDEEGNIYLSYIDPVIIGRGAFEATNDLMCEAGSTIQHTLCTVFDTILDLLKGKYDLSYIDPVVIGRGVFEVINGFMCKVGDAIQDILCSALDTFLDSVKAALQWVGFNPMIIVETVSEWMSSLWAYLWNLLQGVLNVKFSPMTVLTRTVDIIIEQKNILVNYLSHLLMGDQGVIPDITFDPMQVVTDAMVEITDKRNIFLSYLSNMIMDDKGESTPSEIHLIRRKGEFLPPLEKVAELTHTKEKDKISVPSETEEKYDTASMEDVKEAEEEHDKDDEGNKDPGEPLDEAVSDGDYMEAELQEEDADESKNTEHKQKRNVRITYERVRRIGSKAHLKKDQEQPEETDHQVKVEEEKIEGEVVEEEKEAQEQAQPLQKAVEAEDDHPDEGREETKKQEEEKKKTGDLHFKHQVVLEAGGDQEQDMTGIEQDKEGEQAVTEEAVEEKEEEEPANEEVKEEEVEETEDEEAKEEKEEEEPANEEVKEEKEEEETANEEVKEKKEEPANEEVKEEEEEEEEPANEEVKEEEKEEQPVEENKAAIEEVVENEELKKEKKEEEPAKEEVMEEEEEKVEVKKEKDKEKEEEKHKLVNEEDDHVVLTTEKFDVVDIMTGIASEEEEEEKETTPPVTDDEDYSDIIDDDENNNNSESKKTEPKRKRNVHIPYERIRRIGSRAHLKLDEEVPKVEDYQGKDTKDDKVLRESTERRAKQEVEDVLKDLRAAQVRKLERVQRRKENEEKKEKPVKLERKSEKEKEEELSEDKIGEAKNSVKKAEKLQLKDELLKKSAEEIKAVNETGPLRRRFAHQTKMTAIEPKMTVKELKDVKAYKTESDKKEVKSETEAIKADEEVKPEKKVFGKKVVKAEKDVEAKVTSEKIEAHKKESKADNKEVKPEKEAIKTEEEVKPEVKVFGKKVVKAEKEVEAKVTSEKIEAHKKETKADKKEVKPEKEAKAEEEVKPEVKVFGKKVVKAEKEVEAKVTSEKKEAHKKEIEADKKEVKPEKEVIKTDKGVKPEKKVVDKKEVKAEKEVEAKVASEKIEAHKKETKADKKEVKPEKEAIKTEEEVKPEVKVFGKKVVKAEKEVEAKVTSEKKEAHKKETKADKKEVKSEKEAKAEEEVKPEVKAFGKKVVKAEKEVEAKVTTDKIEAHKKETKTDKKEVKPEKEAKAEEEVKPEVKVFGKKVVKAKKEVEAKVTSEKIEAHKKESKADKKEVKPEKEAIKTEEEVKPEVKVFGKKVVKAEKEVEAKVTSEKIEAHKKETKADKKEVKPEKEAIKTDKEVKAEKKVFGKKGVKAEKEVEAKVTTDKIEAHKKETKTDKKEVKPEKEAKAEEEVKPEVKVFGKKVVKAKKEVEAKVTSEKIEAHKKESKADKKEVKPEKEAIKTEEEVKPEVKVFGKKVVKAEKEVEAKVTSEKIEAHKKETKADKKEVKPEKEAKAEEEVKPEVKVFGKKVVKAEKEVEDKVTSEKMEAHKKETKADKKEVKPEKEVIKTDKGVKPEKKVVDKKEVKAEKEVEAKVASEKKEAHKKETKADKKEVKPEKEAIKTEEEVKPEVKVFGKKVVKAEKEVEAKVTSEKIEAHKKETKADKKEVKPEKEAKAEEEVKPEVKVFGKKVVKAEKEVEDKVTSEKKEAHKKEIEADKKEVKPEKEVIKTDKGVKPEKKVVDKKVLKAEKDVEAKVISEKKEAHKKEIKADKKEVKSEKEAKAEEVKPEVKVFGKKVVKAEKEVEAKVTSEKKEAHKKEIEADKKEVKSEKEAIKTDKEVKPEIKLMGKNLVKAEKEVEAKVKLEKIETHKKQTKADKKEVKPEKEAIKIDKEVKPEKKVVDKKEVKAEKDVEAMVTSEKIKAQQKETKADKKEVKPKKEAIKTDKEVKPEKKVVDKKEVKAEKEVEAKVTSEKKEAHKKETKADKKEVKPEKEAIKTDKEVKAEKKVFGKKGVKAEKEVEALKESKPIKAVKPKVAAEKIEVHKKEIKADKKDMKPEKGSVKAEKKDVKAEREGKAIKEEVKAKINEEDQGEVKVKKEVMAALQPEKKEGDKREVKADKKPVKAEKDVMPKKKQADQKEVKVEMKEVRAEKEGKVPKESKANIKPTLKKADLDVKETEAELQKEKAKKAGPSIKEIAASKEKTKTVVEKKEQEGTHKNASLTKERLKVVPMKKDLEVTKERPKPTTVKTEAVTSKEKSRSAPSIKEAGVSHRNVSLTKERVKVVAREEAPKQKTKPAAPGKETLLKEKTKTSSSKKEADTPKEKAKPVIPTKVLEVPKKKVKTAPVKKEPEALKEKAVKEEQDVAKEKAKPAPAKKEPDAPKAKTKQESVKKESETLRREEKEKAKPAIKKDTPKTKTRSKTRLPMKKEAEFSHRNISLTKERVKVVALKKEQETPKEKVTSATAKKEPEATKDKAKPTALKKGVYAEPTAKKEKAKSVSVKKDPEATKVVKSAPAEKGTFSHLADIKPKERVVPPVLRKADVSRQKVKSVAPKKETEAQKDKSKSAATQKEPVTMKELKAANIKKGDSKENVKPTPTVKERDVPEKAKTNTVKKVTEDRVLKEKQRLEPAKKDISHIADPVESDNLSTEDEMPYFQCFFVDEDDVQYPFYPFSPLQM; this is encoded by the exons ATGGCGGCAGCTGCTCCTCAAG CCGACGGGCACACTGGAGAAACGGGGCGTGTGTCGTCTCCTCCGAAGGCCCCGGGCTTCTGGCTGTTGCGGACGCTGAGCTTCTCTGTGGAGTTGCTGGTGGCCCTGGCTTTCCTCCTCTGCTGGATCGGGGCAGGCGTCATGATGTTCGAAATTGTGGAATACAAAGGGGTTACTG ATATTCAAGAAATTGTCATGGATCCCATGAAAGCTATAAATGAGGCTGTAGATGGCATATCCAACTTGTTCAATGGAGCGCAAG AACTTGTTCCTGAACTGGACCCCATGACTGCTATTAACTTTGCAACTGAGGAAATAACCGATGCGAAAGAAGAATTTGTGAGCTACCTTTCTGATGAAGAAG gaaacatttatttaagctACATTGACCCAGTGATCATAGGCAGAGGTGCCTTCGAGGCTACCAATGACCTCATGTGTGAAGCTGGGAGCACCATACAACACACGCTTTGTACTGTATTTGATACGATCCTGGATCTTCTAAAAG gAAAATACGACTTGAGCTACATTGACCCTGTAGTCATAGGCCGAGGTGTCTTTGAGGTTATCAATGGCTTCATGTGTAAAGTGGGGGACGCCATACAAGACATTCTTTGTAGTGCTTTGGACACTTTCTTGGATAGTGTGAAAG CTGCTCTTCAATGGGTGGGCTTTAACCCCATGATAATCGTGGAGACTGTCTCTGAATGGATGAGCTCACTTTGGGCATACTTATGGAACCTACTGCAAG GCGTCTTAAATGTGAAGTTCAGTCCCATGACGGTTCTCACTAGAACAGTGGACATAATCATTGAGCAGAAGAACATTCTTGTGAACTACCTCTCCCACTTGCTAATGGGAGACCAAG GGGTCATTCCAGACATAACCTTTGACCCGATGCAAGTGGTCACAGATGCCATGGTGGAGATCACAGACAAGAGGAACATATTTCTATCTTATCTGTCAAACATGATCATGGATGACAAAG GTGAATCTACACCATCTGAGATACATCTTATTAGGAGGAAAG GAGAGTTTTTACCGCCTTTGGAAAAAG TTGCAGAACTGACGCACACCAAAGAAAAGGACAAGATCAGTGTTCCTTCAGAAACGGAGGAGAAATACGACACGGCATCCATGGAGGATGtgaaagaggcagaggaggagcatg ATAAAGATGATGAAGGAAATAAAGATCCTGGAGAACCACTGGATGAAGCAGTCTCTGATGGAGACTACATGGAGGCGGAGTTGCAGGAAGAAGATGCCGACGAAAGCAAGAACACGGAACATAAGCAGAAGAGGAATGTCCGCATAACCTACGAGAGGGTACGAAGAATAGGATCAAAGGCCCACTTGAAAAAGGATCAAGAGCAACCAGAAGAGACAGATCATCAAGTCAaggtagaggaagagaagatagaaggagaggtggtggaagaagagaaggaagcaCAGGAGCAGGCCCAACCCTTACAAAAGGCTGTTGAGGCAGAAGATGACCATCCGGatgaaggaagagaagaaacgaagaaacaggaggaggagaaaaagaagactGGTGATCTTCATTTCAAACACCAGGTGGTATTAGAAGCAGGTGGTGACCAGGAACAGGACATGACAGGCATTGAACAAGATAAGGAAGGAGAGCAGGCTGTCACAGAAGAGGCagtagaggagaaggaggaggaggaaccagCAAATGAAgaggtgaaagaggaggaggtagaggaaacaGAAGATGAAGAGGcgaaagaggagaaggaggaggaggaaccagCAAATGAAGAGGtaaaagaggagaaggaggaggaagaaacagCAAATGAAGAGGTgaaagagaagaaggaggaacCCGCAAATGAAgaggtgaaagaggaggaggaggaggaggaggaacccgCAAATGAAgaggtgaaagaggaggagaaggaagaacaGCCAGTGGAGGAAAACAAGGCTGCCATAGAAGAAGTGGTAGAGAAtgaggagctgaagaaggagaagaaagaagaagagcCTGCTAAAGAAGAAgtaatggaggaggaggaggaaaaggtggaggtgaagaaagagaaggataaggagaaagaggaagagaaacataAGCTAGTAAATGAAGAGGATGATCATGTCGTCCTGACAACTGAAAAGTTTGATGTTGTTGACATCATGACTGGCATTGCatctgaagaggaagaggaagaaaaggaaaCAACACCTCCTGTTACTGATGATGAAGATTACTCTGACATCATTGATGAtgatgaaaacaacaacaacagcgaAAGCAAGAAAACAGAACCCAAACGGAAGAGGAATGTCCACATTCCTTATGAGCGAATAAGGAGAATCGGATCAAGGGCCCATCTCAAACTTGATGAAGAGGTGCCCAAAGTGGAAGATTACCAAGGCAAAGACACAAAGGATGACAAAG TTCTCAGGGAATCAACAGAAAGACGAGCAAAACAGGAGGTAGAGGACGTTCTTAAAG ATCTCAGGGCTGCACAGGTCAGAAAATTGGAGAGAGTGCAAAGGAGGAAAGAGaatgaagagaaaaaagagaagccTGTGAAACTCGAGAGAAAGtctgagaaagagaaggaggaagagcttTCTGAGGACAAGATTGGAGAGGCTAAGAACAGTGTGAAAAAGGCAGAAAAGCTACAGCTTAAAG ATGAACTTCTGAAGAAGTCTGCTGAAGAAATAAAAGCAGTGAACGAGACAGGGCCTCTGAGGAGGAGATTTGCTCACCAGACTAAAATGACAG CCATTGAACCCAAGATGACAGTCAAGGAGTTGAAGGATGTGAAGGCCTACAAAACAGAGTCTGACAAGAAAGAGGTAAAGTCCGAGACGGAAGCCATCAAGGCTGATGAGGAGGTGAAGCCAGAGAAAAAGGTGTTTGGCAAAAAAGTGGTAAAGGCTGAAAAGGACGTTGAGGCCAAGGTGACATCAGAAAAAATAGAGGCTCACAAAAAAGAGAGCAAGGCTGACAACAAAGAGGTGAAGCCCGAGAAAGAAGCCAtcaagactgaggaggaggtgaagccaGAGGTAAAAGTGTTTGGCAAAAAAGTGGTAAAGGCCGAAAAGGAGGTTGAGGCCAAGGTGACATCAGAGAAAATAGAGGCTCACAAAAAAGAGACCAAGGCTGACAAGAAAGAGGTGAAGCCCGAAAAGGAAGccaaggctgaggaggaggtgaagccaGAGGTAAAAGTGTTTGGTAAAAAAGTGGTTAAGGCCGAAAAGGAGGTTGAGGCCAAGGTGACATCAGAGAAAAAAGAGGCTCACAAAAAAGAGATTGAGGCTGACAAAAAAGAGGTGAAGCCCGAGAAGGAAGTCATCAAGACTGACAAGGGGGTgaagccagagaaaaaagtggTTGACAAAAAAGAGGTAAAGGCCGAAAAGGAGGTTGAAGCCAAGGTGGCATCAGAAAAAATAGAGGCTCACAAAAAAGAGACCAAGGCTGATAAGAAAGAGGTGAAGCCCGAAAAAGAAGCCAtcaagactgaggaggaggtgaagccaGAGGTAAAAGTGTTTGGCAAAAAAGTGGTAAAGGCCGAAAAGGAGGTTGAGGCCAAGGTGACATCAGAGAAAAAAGAGGCTCACAAAAAAGAGACCAAGGCTGACAAGAAAGAGGTGAAGTCCGAGAAGGAAGccaaggctgaggaggaggtgaagccaGAGGTAAAAGCGTTTGGCAAAAAAGTGGTAAAGGCCGAAAAGGAGGTTGAGGCCAAGGTGACAACAGATAAAATAGAGGCTCACAAAAAAGAGACCAAGACTGACAAGAAAGAGGTGAAGCCCGAGAAGGAAGccaaggctgaggaggaggtgaagccaGAGGTAAAAGTGTTTGGCAAAAAAGTGGTAAAGGCCAAAAAGGAGGTTGAGGCCAAGGTGACATCAGAGAAAATAGAGGCTCACAAAAAAGAGAGCAAGGCTGACAAAAAAGAGGTGAAGCCCGAGAAAGAAGCCAtcaagactgaggaggaggtgaagccaGAGGTAAAAGTGTTTGGCAAAAAAGTGGTAAAGGCCGAAAAGGAGGTTGAGGCCAAGGTGACATCAGAGAAAATAGAGGCTCACAAAAAAGAGACCAAGGCTGACAAGAAAGAGGTGAAGCCCGAGAAGGAAGCCATCAAGACTGATAAGGAGGTGAAGGCAGAGAAAAAGGTGTTTGGCAAAAAAGGGGTAAAGGCCGAAAAGGAGGTTGAGGCCAAGGTGACAACAGATAAAATAGAGGCTCACAAAAAAGAGACCAAGACTGACAAGAAAGAGGTGAAGCCCGAGAAGGAAGccaaggctgaggaggaggtgaagccaGAGGTAAAAGTGTTTGGCAAAAAAGTGGTAAAGGCCAAAAAGGAGGTTGAGGCCAAGGTGACATCAGAGAAAATAGAGGCTCACAAAAAAGAGAGCAAGGCTGACAAGAAAGAGGTGAAGCCCGAGAAAGAAGCCAtcaagactgaggaggaggtgaagccaGAGGTAAAAGTGTTTGGCAAAAAAGTGGTAAAGGCCGAAAAGGAGGTTGAGGCCAAGGTGACATCAGAGAAAATAGAGGCTCACAAAAAAGAGACCAAGGCTGACAAGAAAGAGGTGAAGCCCGAGAAGGAAGccaaggctgaggaggaggtgaagccaGAGGTCAAAGTGTTTGGTAAAAAAGTGGTAAAGGCCGAAAAGGAGGTTGAGGACAAGGTGACATCAGAGAAAATGGAGGCTCACAAAAAAGAGACCAAGGCTGACAAGAAAGAGGTGAAGCCCGAGAAGGAAGTCATCAAGACTGACAAGGGGGTgaagccagagaaaaaagtggTTGACAAAAAAGAGGTAAAGGCCGAAAAGGAGGTTGAGGCCAAGGTGGCATCAGAGAAAAAAGAGGCTCACAAAAAAGAGACCAAGGCTGATAAGAAAGAGGTGAAGCCCGAGAAAGAAGCCAtcaagactgaggaggaggtgaagccaGAGGTAAAAGTGTTTGGCAAAAAAGTGGTAAAGGCCGAAAAGGAGGTTGAGGCCAAGGTGACATCAGAGAAAATAGAGGCTCACAAAAAAGAGACCAAGGCTGACAAGAAAGAGGTGAAGCCCGAGAAGGAAGccaaggctgaggaggaggtgaagccaGAGGTAAAAGTGTTTGGTAAAAAAGTGGTAAAGGCCGAAAAGGAGGTTGAGGACAAGGTGACATCAGAGAAAAAAGAGGCTCACAAAAAAGAGATTGAGGCTGACAAAAAAGAGGTGAAGCCCGAGAAGGAAGTCATCAAGACTGACAAGGGGGTgaagccagagaaaaaagtggTTGACAAAAAAGTGCTAAAGGCCGAAAAGGATGTTGAGGCCAAGGTGATATCAGAGAAAAAAGAGGCTCACAAAAAAGAGATCAAGGCTGACAAGAAAGAGGTGAAGTCCGAGAAGGAAGCCAAGGCTGAGGAGGTGAAGCCAGAGGTAAAAGTGTTTGGCAAAAAAGTGGTAAAGGCCGAAAAGGAGGTTGAGGCCAAGGTGACATCAGAGAAAAAAGAGGCTCACAAAAAAGAGATTGAGGCTGACAAAAAAGAGGTAAAGTCTGAGAAAGAAGCCATCAAGACTGACAAGGAGGTTAAGCCAGAGATAAAATTGATGGGCAAAAATTTGGTAAAGGCCGAAAAGGAGGTTGAGGCCAAAGTGAAATTAGAGAAAATAGAGACTCACAAAAAACAGACCAAGGCTGACAAGAAAGAGGTGAAGCCCGAGAAGGAAGCCATCAAGATTGATAAGGAGGTgaagccagagaaaaaagtggTTGACAAAAAAGAGGTAAAGGCCGAAAAGGACGTTGAGGCCATGGTGACATCAGAGAAAATAAAGGCTCAACAAAAAGAGACCAAGGCTGACAAAAAAGAGGTGAAGCCCAAGAAGGAAGCCATCAAGACTGATAAGGAGGTGAAGCCAGAGAAAAAGGTGGTTGACAAAAAAGAGGTAAAGGCCGAAAAGGAGGTTGAGGCCAAGGTGACATCAGAGAAAAAAGAGGCTCACAAAAAAGAGACCAAGGCTGACAAGAAAGAGGTGAAGCCCGAGAAGGAAGCCATCAAGACTGATAAGGAGGTGAAGGCAGAGAAAAAGGTGTTTGGCAAAAAAGGGGTAAAGGCCGAAAAGGAGGTTGAGGCTCTCAAGGAGTCAAAACCCATAAAGGCAGTTAAGCCCAAAGTGGCAGCAGAGAAAATTGAGGTTCACAAAAAGGAGATCAAGGCTGACAAGAAAGACATGAAGCCTGAAAAGGGGTCGGTTAAGGCTGAGAAGAAGGAcgtgaaagcagagagagaggggaaggcaaTCAAGGAGGAGGTGAAAGCCAAGATAAATGAGGAAGACCAAGGAGAAGTAAAGGTGAAGAAGGAGGTTATGGCTGCACTGCagccagagaaaaaagagggTGACAAAAGAGAGGTGAAGGCCGACAAGAAGCCGGTGAAGGCTGAAAAGGATGTGATGCCCAAGAAAAAACAAGCTGACCAAAAAGAGGTGAAGGTTGAGATGAAGGAGGTGAGGGCTGAGAAGGAGGGTAAAGTCCCAAAAGAGTCGAAGGCCAACATAAAGCCTACTTTGAAAAAGGCTGATCTTGATGTCAAAGAAACAG AAGCAGAACTTCAAAAAGAGAAGGCCAAGAAGGCAGGTCCTTCTATAAAAg AGATTGCTGCTTCTAAAGAGAAGACCAAGACAGTTGTTGAAAAGAAAG AGCAAGAGGGCACCCACAAGAATGCTTCTCTTACCAAGGAGAGGCTGAAAGTAGTGCCAATGAAGAAAG ATCTTGAAGTTACTAAAGAGAGGCCAAAACCAACTACAGTGAAGACAG AAGCTGTCACATCAAAGGAAAAATCAAGATCGGCCCCATCAATCAAAG AGGCTGGAGTTTCCCACCGAAATGTGTCCCTTACAAAGGAGAGGGTGAAGGTTGTGGCCCGAGAAG AAGCTCCTAAACAGAAGACCAAGCCTGCAGCTCCTGGGAAAG AAACTCTtctgaaagaaaaaacaaagacaTCCTCTTCAAAGAAAG AAGCAGACACTCCTAAAGAAAAAGCCAAGCCAGTGATCCCAACTAAAG TTCTAGAGGTTCCCAAGAAGAAGGTAAAAACAGCACCTGTTAAGAAAG AGCCTGAGGCCTTGAAAGAAAAGGCTGTGAAGGAAG AGCAAGATGTTGCAAAAGAAAAGGCCAAACCAGCTCCTGCAAAGAAAG AGCCTGATGCACCAAAGGCCAAGACCAAGcaagaatcagtgaaaaaag AGTCTGAAACTctaagaagagaagagaaagagaaagccaAACCAGCTATTAAGAAAG ATACACCTAAAACAAAGACCAGATCAAAGACCAGACTTCCTATGAAGAAAG AGGCTGAATTTTCTCACAGAAATATCTCACTTACCAAGGAGAGGGTTAAGGTTGTGGCTTTGAAGAAAG AACAAGAGACTCCCAAGGAGAAAGTCACATCAGCAACTGCAAAGAAAG agcCGGAGGCTACTAAAGACAAAGCTAAACCGACTGCTCTGAAGAAAG GTGTTTATGCAGAGCCCACCGCTAAAAAGGAAAAGGCAAAATCTGTGTCTGTGAAGAAAG ATCCTGAGGCTACAAAAGTGGTCAAGTCAGCACCTGCAGAGAaaggtacatttagtcatttagcag ATATAAAGCCTAAAGAGAGGGTCGTACCACCTGTTTTGAGGAAAG CAGATGTCTCCAGACAAAAGGTCAAATCAGTAGCCCCTAAGAAAG AAACCGAGGCTCAGAAAGACAAGTCCAAATCAGCTGCAACCCAGAAAG AACCTGTGACAATGAAGGAACTCAAAGCAGCAAACATTAAGAAAG GGGACTCAAAAGAGAATGTCAAACCAACACCTACTGTGAAAG AACGTGATGTTCCGGAGAAGGCCAAAACAAACACAGTGAAGAAAG TTACAGAAGATAGAGTTCTGAAAGAGAAACAGCGTCTGGAGCCTGCAAAGAAAGATATCTCACACATAG CTGATCCTGTAGAATCAGACAACTTATCAACAGAAG ATGAGATGCCTTACTTCCAGTGCTTCTTTGTGGATGAGGACGACGTGCAGTATCCCTTCTACCCCTTCTCACCGCTCCAGATGTGA